In Verrucomicrobiota bacterium, the DNA window TCTTCACGAAATAGTGCTGCCGCGCCTCGCAATAGCGGCGCCACAACGCGTCCTGCTTCTCCTTGGGCAGCTTCGCCCACGAGTTCTTCAGCTCCTCGTCGAAGACGGCCATCGGCTTGCCGGCGAAGCGCTGGTGCTGCGAGAGGTCGAAGTCGCTGCGCGCGGCGATGCCCTCGAGCTCCTGCGTGCCGAACGGGAATTTGAACAGGATGTCCACGCACGCGCGGGCGTAGTGGGCCAGTTCCTCCTTCTTCTGCCAGTATTCCTCGAGCGACGCGCGCGGCAGGCCGATGGATTCGTAGTAGCGGATGCGCTCCTCGACCCAGTATTTGTGCCACGTCTGCCAGCCCCACGAGGGCTGCGGCTCGCCGGGATGGCCTTCGCCGGGCGTCGCGACCGCGCCGCTGATGGCCTCGACCGCCTCGTCGGGCCGGATGAAGAACTCGATTTCCATCTGCTCGAACTCGCGCGAGCGGAAGGTGTAGTTGCGCGGCGTGACCTCGTTGCGGAACGCCTTGCCCGTCTGCGCGATGCCGAACGGAACCCTCTGCCGCGACGTCTCAATCACGTTCTTGAACTGCACGAAAATCGCCTGCGCCGTCTCGGGACGGAGGTAGGCGACGCTTGCCGCATCCTTGAGCGGGCCGACGTTTGTCTCGAACATCAGGTTGAACGGCCGGGCCTCGGTTTTTTCACCCGCGCAATCAGCGGCCATCTTGCTGGGCTTTTGCGGACACGGGATTTCGTTCATCTGGTCCGCTCGGAAGCGGGCCTTGCACGTTTTGCAGTCCACCATCGGGTCGCTGAACGTGTCCACGTGGCCGGATGCCTTCCAGATCATCGGGTGCATGATGATGGTGGCCTCGAGGCCGGCGATGTCGTCGCGGTTGTGGACGATGTGCCGCCACCACGAGTCCTTGACGTTGCGTTTGAGCTCCGCGCCCAGCGGGCCGTAGTCCCAGAAGCCGTTGATGCCGCCGTAGAGTTCCGAGGACTGGAAGATGAAGCCGCGCCGCTTGCACAGCGACACGAGTTTTTCCATCAACACGTTCTCTTTGGGCTCGGCCATAGGCGCGCCAGTGTCGCAAAGGAAGGGGACGTGTCAAGGCGCGCACCCGGTCGGAATGAGACCTCTGCAAAACCCATCTTGCCCTGGGGTAGTGGCCGGGCTTGCCGAGGAATCTGGCAGGTTCCGTCGAGGCGAAGCCTCGACGCTGCACGTTTTGCAGAGGTTTCGGAATGTGGTTTGCAATCGGCGGGGCCATTCCCTAGCCTTCGCCGCGCATGAAAAATCCGAACCTGAATTCCCGAATCATGGGCCGTCCTTTCCTCGCGGCTTTGCTCTCCACCGCGCTCGCCGCCACGGCGCTCGCGCAGACCACCGACCTCCGGACGCTCACCGAGCGCGCCGAGAAGGGTGACGTGAAATCCCAACTCGCGCTCGGCGTGGCGTATTACCTCGGGCAGGGGACGCTCCAGCATTTCCCGGACGCCGCGAAGTGGTTCCGCCGCGCGGCCGAGGCCGGCGACGCCCTCGCGCAGAAGAACCTCGCGACCATGTATCAGAACGGCCAGGGCGTGAAGGCCGACTTGAACGAGGCCGGGCGCTGGTATCGCAAGGCCGCCGAGCAGGGCAACGCGCAGGCGCAAAACGAGCTGGGCTGGATGCTCGCCACCGGCCAGGGCGCGCCCGAGAACCACGCCGAGGCCATCCAGTGGTTCCGCAAGAGCGCCGAGCAAAACTTCACCGTCGCCCAGAAAAACCTTGCCGTGCTGTTGCTGCGCGCGCCGGGCGGCGAACCGAACTATCCCGAAGCCGCCAAGTGGCTCACGAAAGCCGCCGAGGCCGGCAACGCCCAGGCGCAGAACGAACTCGGCGTGCTCTATGCGAACGGCCGCGGCGTCAAGCAGGACGCCGCCGAGGCCGCGAAGTGGTTCAAGGCGGCCGCCGAGCAGGGCGACACGACGGCGTCGCGCAACCTCGCCTTGCTGATGCGCGGCGGGCAGGGCGTGGCGAAGAACGACGCCGAAGCCTTCAAGCTGCTCAAGTCGTCCGCCGACAAGGGGGACACGCAGGCGCTCTATCACCTCGGACAGGCTTACTTCAACGGCAACGGCGTCGAGAAGAACGAGGCCGAGGCGCTCAAGTATTACCGCCGCGCCGCCGAGGCGGGCGAAGTCAACGCGATGAACGAGCTCGGCTGGATCTACGAGAATGGCCGCGGCGTGCCACCGAACCCGACCGAAGCCGTGAAGTGGTATCAGACCGCGGCCGACAAGGGGCACGTGCCCGCGCAATTCAACCTCGGCGTGCTCCACGCAAGCGGCAAGGGCGTGAAGAAGGATGAGGCGGTGGCGCTCAAGTGGTTCAAGAAGGCAGCCGCTGCCGGCAATGTCCGCGCGATGGCCGAGGTCGGCCGTCTCCACATGATCGGCGCGGGTGGCGTGCCAAAAGACCGCGACGAGGCCGCCAAATGGCTGACCGCCGCGGCGGAGGCCGGCGCGGATTTTGCAATGGACAACCTCGGCGTGCTGCTCGCCGACGACAAGGCCAACGCCAAGCCCGACTACATCGAGGCCTACAAGTGGTTCAACGTCTCCGCCGCGCTCGGCAACACCAACGCGGTGCGCAACCGCGACGCCGTCGCCGCGCGCCTCAAGACCGACGACCTCAACGAAGCACAGCGCCGCGCGAAGGATTTCTACGAGAAGAAGATCGTCCCTCTGCTGGCGCCGAGTTCGTCCGCGCCGGCTCCTGCGAGCACGCCCGCGGTTTCCGCCCCGCAACCCGCCGCCGCGACGGGTGACAAGAAGGCCGCGCAGCCCAAGAAGAAGTAGTCGACCGCGAAGCCTGTTCACGCCTTCGGCGGTCCGGAGCTTTCGCGGATGGCGAGTTCGGCGGCGAGGCGCTGCGGCGTCGGAGTGCCGCCCTGCATCACCTTCTTCATCACTTCCATCGCCGCCACGCCGAGCCGGTGCTTGGGCTGCCGCGCGGTGGTCAGCGGGACGCGGAAGTGTTCGCTCACGAGCACGTTCCCAAATCCCACGACCGAAATGTCCTGCGGGATGCGGAGGCCCTGCCGGATGAATGTCTCCGCCGCGCCGATGGCCACGAGGTCGTTGACCGCCTGCACGGCGGTCGCGCTCGGGTTTTCCTGAAGCAACTGGAGCGCGGCCTTCTCGCCCTCCTCGATCGTTGCGCCGGCCTGGAAGACGAGCGATTCGTCCACGTCCATCCCTGCGGCGCGGAGTCCGCGGCGATATCCCTCGAACCGCTCCAGCGCCCACGGCGAGACCGCGGGCCCGGTGAAGAACGCGATGCGCCGGTGGCCAAGCTCGATCAAGTGCCGCGCAAGCGCCTGGCTCGCGGCGAGGTCGTTGGTTTCCACATTGTGGAACCGCGCGCAGAACGCCGCCGTTGGCCCGAGAATCACCGTGGGCACCCCGCGCGCAAGCAGTTCGTCATACAGCGGCGAGTGTTCCTGCTGCCGGTAGGCGGGAAAGATGAACAACCCCTCGACGCGACGCGCGAGCATCCGGCGGATGCACGTCTCCTCGCGGCTCGCGTTGTTCAGCGAGTGCGCGATCACGAGGTCGTAGCCCATCTCGTGCGCGTTCTCTTCGATGGCCATGATGACGCGGGCGAAGAGCGGGTTGGTCATTGCCGAGATGATGAGCCCGAAGAGCCGTGTGCTGTGGGTCCGAAGGCCGCTGGCCGCCGTGTTCGGCACGTAGCCCATCTGCGTGGCAAGCGCCTTGAGCCGCTCGCGCGTCTTGGGCGAGATGTCCTTCGCGTCGCGGAGCGCCTTGGAGACCGTCATCACGGAAACTCCGGCGCGCGCGGCGATGTCTTTCAGTCGGACCATGTCAGGGGCGGCGGGTGTTCAGTGTTCGCTCCGGGCGTGTCGAAGAATCCGGCCGGACTCATGAATGCTGGATACCGGGAACATTCACACATTCGACCCGCTCCAGTTCAGCTTCTGCCGGAGCGTGCCGAAGAACGAGCTGCCGGACAAGCGCAGCAACCGCACCGAGCGGCGGCTCCGGCGCACCGTCACGCTCTCGCCGGGGTGCAACGTCGCGAGCACCTGGCCGTCCGCGGCGAAAATCGAGTCCGGCTGCCGGCTTTGCAACGTCACGCGCACCTCGGACCGCAGGCTCACGACCAGGGAGCGGTTTGTGAGCGTGTGCGGGCAGATGGGAGTGAGCGTGAACACTTCCGCCTCGGGGCTGACGATCGCGCCGCCCGCAGCCAGCGAGTAGGCGGTCGAGCCCGTCGGCGAGCTTACGATCAAGCCGTCGCAAAGGTAGTTCGTGAGCGCCTCGCCGTTCACGGACACCGCGAGCTCGATCAGCCGTGATGTCGCGCCGCGGCTTACCACAAAATCGTTGAGCGCTAGGCTGCGGAGCGGCTCGGATCCCACTTCGCCCTCGGCCTCGATGAGCGGCCGTTCCTCGATGGTGAAGTCCCCGGCCCACACCCGCTGCAGGCCGCGGGACAGTTGTTGCGAGGAGATCGCCGTGAGGAATCCCAGCCCGCCGAATTTCACGCCGAGGATGGGTGTCGCGCTGCCGGACAGTTCGCGCGCGGCGCGGAGCATCGTGCCATCGCCGCCGAAGACGAGCATGAGGTCGCACGACTGCGCGAGCGCCGCGGGCGAGTCGCACAGCGCGGTCTGAAGGCGCGCGAGCGCCGCGGTCCCGGGCTCGCTCAAGGCCGCGCGGCCCGACGCGGCCACGAGTGCGGCGGCGCGGCGCACGGCGGCGGCCACGGCCGGCTTGCCGGTGTTCGCGAGAAGCCCGACGCGGCGAATCTTGTCAGCGAGTCGTTTCAAGCAGTGCGAGGAATTCCCGGTTGCCGGCGGGCCCGAGCAGGGGCGACGCGGTCACTCCGCGCCACGCGATTCCGCCGAGCGTGGACGTGAAGGCTTCGAGCTCCGCGAGCACGCGCTGGTGCACGGCGGGGTCGGTGATCACGCCCGCGCCGCGGTCGGCCTCGGCGCGGCCGGCCTCGAATTGAGGTTTCACGAGCGCGACGATGCGGCCGCCGGGCCGCAACAGCGCCACCGCCGCGGGCAGCACGAGCCGGAGCGAGATGAATGAGCAGTCGGCCGTGACGAGTCCGGCGGGCTCGAACGGCGCGGGCATGGCCGCGGGCCGGAGGTTCCGCGCGTTGGTGCGCTCCATCGCGACGACGCGCGGGTCGTTGCGGAGTTTCCACGCGAGCTGGCCGTGGCCGACATCCACCGCAAACACCCGCGCCGCGCCGCGCTGGAGCAGGCAGTCGGTGAAGCCGCCGGTCGAAGCGCCGAGGTCCACGGCGAGGATGCCGCGCACGTCGAGCTGGAAGTGATTGAGCGCGTGGTCGAGCTTGTGCCCGCCGCGGCTCACGAACTTCTCGCCGCTCTCAAGCCCGAGGTCGTCGCCGTCCGCAACGGAATCGCTGGGCTTGCGGGCGGTCTGCTGGTTGACGCGCACGCGGCCGGCCATGACGGCGCGGCGGGCCTTTTCGCGGCTGTCGCAGAAGCCGCGCTCGACGAGTGCCTGATCAACGCGCTTCATGGGGGTGAAGGCAGGCGCGCGGCGGGGCGACCCGCGCGGCCCCGGCTCACTGGCTGCGGAACTTGTCGAACTCGGCGAGCGTGAGCCCGTAGGCGTGCTCCGTTTGCGGCCGCAGCTTGTCCACGCCGTCAGTCGTGCCCAGGTTGGCTGTGGACCCGATTTCCTGGCAGATGGCACCGAGGTTCAGCGCCACGCCACGGAAGGCGTGCGCGGCGAAGACGAGTTTGGCGGGGTTGGTGGCGGCGGCCTTGACCTGCTGGACGTGACGCGGGGCGTTGGCCGTGAAGGGGTCGGTAGGCTCGGAGAGCAGCGGCGAGCCGTCCTTGGATTGCATATCGCGCAGTTCGGCGACGACGCCCGTGTCGTTCAACTCGACTTCCGGCTGCGCGGGGGCGACCTGGGGCGCGGCGGCCAGGCTGGGGGTGGTGCTCGGGCTCGCTGGGCTGCTCATGGGTTGGTGATATTAGCAAATGGCCAAGGGCACAAACCTTTTCAGGATTCGCGGCCACCATGAGCACCCGGAACGGGGGGCTCGACCGCCGACTCGACCGCTGGATGGCTGGTTGACGGGGTGAGAATAGAAAACCGCGCCCGGAGTTGCAAACTTCTTCGGGTCAATCGGTTGCTTGTCGCACGCCGTTCTCACGCCAGAACTCGAACACTCCCGCCCACCAGTCAGGGGATTGCTCGGCGATGTCGTTGTGCTGCGCGCCGGGGATCACGTGGAGTTTCTTCGGTCCCGCGTAACCGTCGTGCAATTTCAGGCCGAGCCCCGTCGGGATCACCTCGTCCTCGCCGGCGAGGAGAAAGACCGCCGGTCGGCGCGAATCGCGAAGCCACGCCGCGGCCGGAAAGCGGTCCTGCAAAATCAACCGCACGGGAAGAAACGGCATCTTGCGCTGGCCGACGGAGACGAGGTCGTTGTAGGGCGCGATGAACGCGAGGCCCGCGACGCGGCCCCCATGCGTGCCCGCCAGGTGCGCCGCGACGCCCGTGCCGAGCGATTCGCTGACCACAAACACCGGCGCGCGATGCGTGAGCAGGCTGAATGCCTCGTCCGCGGCGGAGAGAAAACTCTTCTCGCTCGGTGAACCGCCACGCGCACCGTAGCCGGGATACTCCAGGACAAACACGTCCACCGCCGCCGCCTCGTGAATGGGTCTGGCGATGTAGCCGCGTTCCACCGCGCTTCCGGCGTTGCCGTGCACGATCAGCACCGCGCCGGTCGCGGCACGTCTCGCTGGAAGTTGCCAGCCGATGATCTCGCCCGACACGTTCTTCCACGGAACAAATCCGCGCTTGGCCGCGATGGCATCGGCTCGCTCAGGCGCGAACGTGGTTGGAAAGTAGATCAACTTCCGCTGCCAGGCGCATCCGCCGATGCACAGAACAGCGTAGGCAAGCCCGATCGTCCGCAACGCGCGAACCCCGGCCCGCGTCGGTCTCCCGTTTGATCTCCGAGGTGACGCGGTGTCGGTCATGGCGGCGGACGGTTACTCCTTCTTGGGTCCCTTCACGTCGATGTGCAGGTCGCGCAACTGGCGTGCGCTCACGACGCTCGGCGAGTCGGTCATGAGGCAGGCGCCCTTCGCGGTCTTTGGGAAGGCGATCACGTCGCGGATGCTCGGCGTGCCGCAAAGGATCGCGATAAGCCGGTCGAAGCCGAGCGCGATGCCTCCGTGCGGCGGCGCGCCATACTGGAAGGCGTCGAGCATGTAGCCGAAGCGCAGTTGCGTTTCCTCGGGCGGGATTTGCAGCACCTCCTCGAACACCGTCTTCTGCACGTCGGGTTGGTGGATGCGGATGCTCCCGCCGCCGAGTTCGACGCCGTTGACGACGATGTCGTAATGCTGCCCGCGCACTTTCTTCGGGTCGCTCTTGAGCAGCGGGATGTCCTCTGCCACGGGCGCGGTGAACGGGTGGTGGCTCGAATACCAGCGGTTCTGCTCCTTGTCGAAGCTCAGCAGCGGGAAGTCCACCACCCACAGGAAGTCAAAGCGGTCCGCGGGAATCACGAGCTTGCCCGCCGCCTTGAGCACCTCGGCGCAGTAGAGGCGAATCCTGCCGAGGATTTCACAGGCGTTGAGCCATTGACCGGCGGCGAACAGGATCAAGTCGCCTTCCTCGATCTCGAGTTTCCTCGTCAGCGCGTCCTTCTCGGACTGGCTGAAGAATTTCACAATGGGCGATTTCCATTCGACGGTGGCACCGTCGGCCCCCTTCTCGACCTTGATGAACGCGAGGCCCTTTGCGCCGAAGCTTTTCGCGGTCTCGGTCATCGTCTCGATCTGTCCCTGCGTGGCACAGGCGAGTCCCTTCGCGTTGAGCGCCTTCACCACGCCGCCGGTCGCGACGGTGCCGCTGAAGACCTTGAACGTGCTCGCGCGGAACTCCTCCGTGAAGTCCGCCAGCTCCATGCCGATGCGCGTGTCGGGTTTGTCGATGCCGAAGCGGTTGAGCGCGTCCTGATACGTGAGCCGCTTGAACGGCACCGGCACGTCCAAGCCGAGCGCGGTTTTCCACACCCGCGCGAGCAGTCCTTCGACAAGCGCATACAAATCCTCGCGCTCGATGAAGCTCATCTCGATGTCCACCTGAGTGAACTCGAGCTGGCGGTCCGCGCGCTGGTCCTCGTCGCGGAAGCACCGCGCGAGCTGGTAGTAGCGCTCGACGCCCGCGACCATGAGGATCTGCTTGAACTGCTGCGGCGACTGCGGCAGCGCGTAGAACGTGCCGGCCTCGCGGCGGTTCGGCACGAGGAACTCGCGCGCGCCCTCGGGCGTCGACTTGAAGAGGATCGGCGTCTCGACTTCGAGGAAGCCCTGCTCGTCCATGAACACGCGCGTGGCCGTGGCGGCCTTGCTGCGGAGCTTCAGGTGGCGCGCCATCTCGGGACGGCGCAGGTCGAGGTAACGATGCTTGAGGCGCAACTCCTCGTTCACCTTCGCGGCCTGCTCCGGGTCATCGATCGGGAACGGCAGCACCCCGGCCTGGTTGAGCACGGTGAGTTCGCGTGCGAGCACCTCGACTTCGCCGGTGGAAATCTTCGAGTTGTCGGTGCCCGCGGGCCGCTGGCGCACCTTGCCCGTGACCTGCACGACGCTCTCGCTGCGCAAGCCTTCGGCCGAGGCGAAAAGTTCCTTCGTCAAGTCCGACGGATCGAAGACCGCCTGCGTGCGGCCCTCGCGGTCGCGGACATCAATGAAGATGACGCCGCCGAGGTCGCGGCGGCTGTGGACCCAGCCGGTGAGCGTGACCGTCTGCCCGATGTGCGCGGGCCGGAGCTCGTTGCAATGGTGCGTGCGTTTCATTCGTGACTCGAGGTGGAGGGAGGATTCGCGCCGC includes these proteins:
- a CDS encoding glycine--tRNA ligase gives rise to the protein MAEPKENVLMEKLVSLCKRRGFIFQSSELYGGINGFWDYGPLGAELKRNVKDSWWRHIVHNRDDIAGLEATIIMHPMIWKASGHVDTFSDPMVDCKTCKARFRADQMNEIPCPQKPSKMAADCAGEKTEARPFNLMFETNVGPLKDAASVAYLRPETAQAIFVQFKNVIETSRQRVPFGIAQTGKAFRNEVTPRNYTFRSREFEQMEIEFFIRPDEAVEAISGAVATPGEGHPGEPQPSWGWQTWHKYWVEERIRYYESIGLPRASLEEYWQKKEELAHYARACVDILFKFPFGTQELEGIAARSDFDLSQHQRFAGKPMAVFDEELKNSWAKLPKEKQDALWRRYCEARQHYFVKMGVDAEKAAAQAREDADGLARGSYVPHVIEPSAGVDRLILALLTHAFHEEETVDEKGKKEVRTVMRFHPRIAPIKAGVFPLLKNRPELVAKAREVRDLLRPHMTVFYDEAGSIGRRYARQDEAGTPFGITIDFDTLGEKGAELKDTVTLRERDSQQQQRVKIGELVALLVPKVR
- a CDS encoding SEL1-like repeat protein; this translates as MKNPNLNSRIMGRPFLAALLSTALAATALAQTTDLRTLTERAEKGDVKSQLALGVAYYLGQGTLQHFPDAAKWFRRAAEAGDALAQKNLATMYQNGQGVKADLNEAGRWYRKAAEQGNAQAQNELGWMLATGQGAPENHAEAIQWFRKSAEQNFTVAQKNLAVLLLRAPGGEPNYPEAAKWLTKAAEAGNAQAQNELGVLYANGRGVKQDAAEAAKWFKAAAEQGDTTASRNLALLMRGGQGVAKNDAEAFKLLKSSADKGDTQALYHLGQAYFNGNGVEKNEAEALKYYRRAAEAGEVNAMNELGWIYENGRGVPPNPTEAVKWYQTAADKGHVPAQFNLGVLHASGKGVKKDEAVALKWFKKAAAAGNVRAMAEVGRLHMIGAGGVPKDRDEAAKWLTAAAEAGADFAMDNLGVLLADDKANAKPDYIEAYKWFNVSAALGNTNAVRNRDAVAARLKTDDLNEAQRRAKDFYEKKIVPLLAPSSSAPAPASTPAVSAPQPAAATGDKKAAQPKKK
- a CDS encoding LacI family transcriptional regulator codes for the protein MVRLKDIAARAGVSVMTVSKALRDAKDISPKTRERLKALATQMGYVPNTAASGLRTHSTRLFGLIISAMTNPLFARVIMAIEENAHEMGYDLVIAHSLNNASREETCIRRMLARRVEGLFIFPAYRQQEHSPLYDELLARGVPTVILGPTAAFCARFHNVETNDLAASQALARHLIELGHRRIAFFTGPAVSPWALERFEGYRRGLRAAGMDVDESLVFQAGATIEEGEKAALQLLQENPSATAVQAVNDLVAIGAAETFIRQGLRIPQDISVVGFGNVLVSEHFRVPLTTARQPKHRLGVAAMEVMKKVMQGGTPTPQRLAAELAIRESSGPPKA
- a CDS encoding NAD(+)/NADH kinase, whose amino-acid sequence is MLVFGGDGTMLRAARELSGSATPILGVKFGGLGFLTAISSQQLSRGLQRVWAGDFTIEERPLIEAEGEVGSEPLRSLALNDFVVSRGATSRLIELAVSVNGEALTNYLCDGLIVSSPTGSTAYSLAAGGAIVSPEAEVFTLTPICPHTLTNRSLVVSLRSEVRVTLQSRQPDSIFAADGQVLATLHPGESVTVRRSRRSVRLLRLSGSSFFGTLRQKLNWSGSNV
- a CDS encoding TlyA family RNA methyltransferase codes for the protein MKRVDQALVERGFCDSREKARRAVMAGRVRVNQQTARKPSDSVADGDDLGLESGEKFVSRGGHKLDHALNHFQLDVRGILAVDLGASTGGFTDCLLQRGAARVFAVDVGHGQLAWKLRNDPRVVAMERTNARNLRPAAMPAPFEPAGLVTADCSFISLRLVLPAAVALLRPGGRIVALVKPQFEAGRAEADRGAGVITDPAVHQRVLAELEAFTSTLGGIAWRGVTASPLLGPAGNREFLALLETTR
- a CDS encoding alpha/beta hydrolase, whose amino-acid sequence is MIYFPTTFAPERADAIAAKRGFVPWKNVSGEIIGWQLPARRAATGAVLIVHGNAGSAVERGYIARPIHEAAAVDVFVLEYPGYGARGGSPSEKSFLSAADEAFSLLTHRAPVFVVSESLGTGVAAHLAGTHGGRVAGLAFIAPYNDLVSVGQRKMPFLPVRLILQDRFPAAAWLRDSRRPAVFLLAGEDEVIPTGLGLKLHDGYAGPKKLHVIPGAQHNDIAEQSPDWWAGVFEFWRENGVRQATD
- the aspS gene encoding aspartate--tRNA ligase; amino-acid sequence: MKRTHHCNELRPAHIGQTVTLTGWVHSRRDLGGVIFIDVRDREGRTQAVFDPSDLTKELFASAEGLRSESVVQVTGKVRQRPAGTDNSKISTGEVEVLARELTVLNQAGVLPFPIDDPEQAAKVNEELRLKHRYLDLRRPEMARHLKLRSKAATATRVFMDEQGFLEVETPILFKSTPEGAREFLVPNRREAGTFYALPQSPQQFKQILMVAGVERYYQLARCFRDEDQRADRQLEFTQVDIEMSFIEREDLYALVEGLLARVWKTALGLDVPVPFKRLTYQDALNRFGIDKPDTRIGMELADFTEEFRASTFKVFSGTVATGGVVKALNAKGLACATQGQIETMTETAKSFGAKGLAFIKVEKGADGATVEWKSPIVKFFSQSEKDALTRKLEIEEGDLILFAAGQWLNACEILGRIRLYCAEVLKAAGKLVIPADRFDFLWVVDFPLLSFDKEQNRWYSSHHPFTAPVAEDIPLLKSDPKKVRGQHYDIVVNGVELGGGSIRIHQPDVQKTVFEEVLQIPPEETQLRFGYMLDAFQYGAPPHGGIALGFDRLIAILCGTPSIRDVIAFPKTAKGACLMTDSPSVVSARQLRDLHIDVKGPKKE